The Henckelia pumila isolate YLH828 chromosome 2, ASM3356847v2, whole genome shotgun sequence genome includes a window with the following:
- the LOC140877403 gene encoding uncharacterized protein, with amino-acid sequence MAYLVAVSAVPDESVDHFGEKCHLVVKTRGDVVAYGTIVSSGGPNVTIQDLPFGEENLKVLIDVVLDEAAELSIPMNCGPIVMKDSLGAIVGWPKVLVIFPRTKKEKPQPFSIMDVAGQREKFMEIKKTLPMACKYIYSYVVRLMGEDDSIHIEFEESMFGRSQSLRLIREDIIPFMEMREIGARQILVYMGHLYKYLKEEDRTYCISFVDPGHLPTCPLDSDGSHLSQYIANQLEAVCRDNVCLIPYNTGGVKLHNASRGIPKWPGFKQLTGNLKQSGGVECGYYVMRYMKKIVEYEVLRVETMFARCVKNKAYSQEQYDEVRSEWSEFVYSHMAYFDESHDSGGDCRWGDPNDRRRHRGHHEERN; translated from the exons ATGGCTTACTTGGTAGCTGTTAGTGCAGTACCAGATGAATCAGTCGACCACTTTG GGGAAAAATGTCACCTTGTCGTGAAAACACGTGGAGATGTGGTGGCATATGGCACAATAGTATCAAGTGGAGGTCCAAATGTTACGATTCAAGATCTTCCATTTGGGGAAGAGAACTTGAAGGTGTTGATTGACGTTGTCCTAGATGAAGCAGCAGAGCTTTCAATCCCAATGAATTGTGGACCAATAGTCATGAAGGATTCACTTGGAGCCATCGTTGGTTGGCCAAAAGTGTTGGTAATTTTTCCAAGGACAAAG AAAGAGAAACCTCAACCATTTTCAATTATGGATGTTGCTGGACAGCGTGAAAAGTTCATGGAAATTAAAAAAACGTTACCCATGGCTTGCAAGTATATCTACTCATATGTTGTTAGATTGATGGGCGAAGATGACAGCATTCACATAGAGTTTGAGGAATCTATGTTTGGACGTTCTCAAAGCCTACGGTTGATTAGAGAAGATATCATTCCATTTATGGAGATGAGGGAGATAGGTGCGAGACAAATTTTGGTTTACATGGG TCACCTCTACAAATATTTGAAGGAAGAAGACCGAACATATTGCATTTCATTTGTGGATCCTGGCCACTTACCTACATGCCCACTTGACAGCGATGGCAGTCACTTGTCACAATATATCGCTAACCAGTTGGAAGCGGTTTGTAGAGACAACGTATGCCTCATCCCATACAACACTGG TGGGGTCAAGCTGCACAATGCATCGAGGGGTATTCCTAAATGGCCAGGTTTTAAACAACTGACG GGAAATCTGAAACAAAGTGGTGGTGTTGAATGTGGATATTATGTGATGAGGTATATGAAGAAAATAGTTGAATATGAAGTTCTACGAGTCGAAACGATG tTTGCAAGATGCGTCAAGAATAAGGCGTACAGTCAAGAACAATATGATGAAGTTAGAAGTGAATGGAGTGAATTTGTCTACTCCCAT ATGGCATATTTcgatgagagccacgatagTGGAGGCGACTGTCGATGGGGTGATCCGAATGATCGTAGACGTCATCGAGGTCATCATGAGGAGCGCAACTAG
- the LOC140877404 gene encoding uncharacterized protein, translated as MCEAAYENYTENPEEFVKFLEEAEKPLYNGCKSYTKLSALVKLYNTKARHGMSDALFSDLLTDFGDMLPDNHNLPSSMYDAKKTLSCLSLSHEKIHACSNDCILYKKQYKDCVSCPKCGLSRWKLTKKNIEKKGVPAKVMWYFPSKPKFKRMYKSLETSKNLTWHKETTRVAGQLCHPFDSPSWRLVDHMWPDFESEPRNLRLALAADGINPHSNLSSRYSCWPVMLATCNLPPNVCMKRKFIMLTMRISGPKQPGNDIDVYLDVLVEDLQRLWEGVDGVYDAYRKQFFTLKACEFGKKSSVKSKKRKKEKENNVEGSTEEKDLGATDFRKCWKKKSIFFNLTYWKHLHVRHYLDVMHIEKNVFESLINTLMNVKGKTKDNVAARLDIVRPRF; from the exons ATGTGTGAGGCAGCATACGAGAACTATACAGAAAATCCAGAAgaatttgtgaagtttttggAGGAAGCAGAGAAACCATTGTACAATGGATGTAAGAGTTACACAAAGTTGAGTGCACTAGTGAAACTGTACAATACCAAAGCAAGGCATGGGATGAGTGATGCTCTATTTTCAGATCTATTAACAGATTTTGGGGATATGCTACCAGATAATCACAATCTGCCATCCTCAATGTATGATGCAAAAAAGACATTGAGTTGTTTGTCGTTGAGTCATGAAAAGATCCATGCTTGTTCTAATGATTGCATCCTTTATAAAAAACAATATAAAGACTGTGTAAGCTGCCCTAAATGTGGCTTGTCGCGTTGGAAGCTAACCAAGAAGAACATTGAGAAGAAAGGTGTTCCTGCCAaggtgatgtggtattttcccTCCAAACCAAAATTCAAACGTATGTATAAATCTTTAGAAACCTCAAAAAATTTAACTTGGCATAAAGAAACCACAAGAGTTGCTGGTCAGTTATGTCATCCATTTGATTCACCATCTTGGAGGTTGGTTGATCATATGTGGCCCGACTTTGAAAGTGAGCCAAGAAATCTCCGCTTAGCACTTGCAGCTGATGGCATTAATCCTCATAGCAACCTTAGTAGTCGGTACAGCTGCTGGCCAGTCATGTTGGCCACATGTAATCTGCCTCCAAACGTGTGCATGAAGAGGAAATTCATCATGTTAACTATGCGCATTTCTGGACCTAAACAGCCAGGAAACGATATAGATGTCTACCTTGATGTGCTAGTTGAAGATTTGCAACGATTGTGGGAAGGAGTTGATGGTGTCTATGATGCTTATCGAAAACAGTTTTTCACTCTTAAAGCA TGTGAGTTTGGAAAGAAGAGCAGTGTGAAAAGTAAAAAGAGAAAGAAGGAAAAGGAGAATAATGTGGAAGGCAGTACAGAGGAAAAGGATTTAGGAGCAACAGATTTCAGAAAATGTTGGAAGAAGAAGTCAATTTTTTTCAATCTTACTTATTGGAAACACCTGCATGTTAGACACTATCTCGATGTGATGCACATCGAGAAGAATGTTTTTGAATCCCTCATTAATACTTTGATGAATGTTAAAGGAAAAACTAAGGACAATGTGGCAGCTAGGTTGGacattgtgagacctcgtttctaa